The segment CCGGACAACTCGGACGAGCAGTAAACGACTCATATGAATTTCGACGACCAGCTGGAAAAAGCGATCGAGCGCGGCCAGCAGCGCATTACAAAACGAGAGCAGGATCGCAAAGAGAAAACGCTTAGCGCGGACGAAATCAAACGTCGGCACAATGATTTCCGTTTGCACCTTTCGGAGCATATCGAGAAATCGCTGAAGCGGCTTGCGGATCGTTTTCCCGGTTTTGAATACGACATTATCTACGGCACCAAGGGCTGGGGCGGTGCGATTCATCGCCAGGATCTGACGCGTGGACCGGATGGTCGCGCGGGTTCGTTCTTCTCGCGTCTGGAGCTTTCTGTTCGTCCCTTCAATGACTACAACGTCGTGAATATCGCTGGCAAAGGAACGATCGCGGACAAGGAGTTGTTCAGCTGGAATCACTTCGAGGACATCGACGAAGCGACCTTTGAGGGCTTCGAACAAAAGCTCAACAACTGGATGATTCAATTCGCCGAACAATTCGCAGCAAGGTAATTCATGAAAGTTTTCTCGATCGCGATTCTGTTGCTTATCTCTTTCAGCGCAGCATCGATCGCAGAGGAGCTTGATGTCTGGTTTGGCACCGGTGGGAACAACGCCGGGCAACCGGCAGGAATCTGGCATGCGTCGTTCAACACGCAGTCCGGCGATCTTTCAGAATCGCGTCTCGCACTTGAACTCGTCGGAACGGGCTGGATCGCCTGGCATCCGAAACTGCCGATTATCTACTCGACCGCCAATGTGAACGGCAAGCCATCGGTGTGTTCGATCAAGGTCGCCGATGACAACACACTGTCGATTCTTCAGACGGTTCAGATTAGCAACGGCTCCTGTTTTCTGACGACCGACCAAACCGGTTCCGTTTTGATTAGCGCCCAGTACGGTGGCGGAACCGTGATCAGCATTCCAATCGATGACGACGGTTTGCTGGAAGATTCAGTTCAGGAAATCAGGCACACGGGGGGTTCCAACGTCGTGCCTCGCCGCCAGAAAAGCCCGCATCCACACTACGCCGAAGTTAGCCCCGACAATCAGTTTGTCTTTGTGCCGGACCTCGGGCTGGATCAGTTAGTTGTCTATAAGCTGGACCTTGAAAACCAAAAACTGGTTGCGACAGAGCAACCTGTGGCGTGCGTCAAAGGTGGTGGCCCGCGGCACATGAAGATTCTCAATGCAACCAAACCTGACGGCCCGAACTTTGCGTTTGTGCTCAACGAACTGGCGATGTCGATGAGCTGCTTTGAGCTGCAAGACGGCGGGGCGATGAAGCTGGTTGAAACGGTACCGACGTTGTCCGAAGACCAGCGTAGCGGTGAAATCTTCAACAGTGCGTCCGAAGTCAGAATTCATCCCGGCGGAAAGTTCATCTATAGCGCCAATCGCGGCCACGACTCGATCTCGGTGTTCCGGTTTGAAGCCGAAAGTTTGGAGCTTGGGCGAGTACAGACAGCTTCCATTCACGGAGCCTGGCCTCGCAATTTCAATCTGACGCCTGATGGGAAATGGCTTCTCGCGGCAGGAGCTCACACGAACTCAGTGACAGTTTTTTCGATCGATGCCGAAACTGGAAAGCTGACCTATCAGAAGAAGTCAGCTTTTGTTCCGGGCGCGATTTGCGTTTCGATCAGATGATCACATTCGCAATGCCCGCGTCGCCGTCGCAGTGGATCGGCCTTGTTCGCTGCGGTTTCAATTCTGTACTGTCGCGATCGCATCCATGAAATGTTGCAGCGCAAAGCAAGCGGCCTCCGTTTGTCGCTGTTTTCTGTCACCGCCGCCAAGCCGAAATTCAGCGGCGTTGAAAACGAATGAACCATCGGCGCGTTTCGACAATACGACGAAGATTCGTCCATCGATCGCCGCCTCGACTCCCGGGCCAAGGTGCCCTGTGATGGCAACGGAGAAATCTGCTTCCGGCGTTTTCTCGAGTACGCTTTGAGCCATCTTTCTGGTTGTGAATTCCGATTCAGCAGTGTGTTCCGCCAAATCAGATTCGGCAACTGAAAGCCACTCTGTCTTTGTGGCTTCGCGATAGGTTACAGCTGACCCGCAAAAGCTTGCAGAAATCCCCGGCACAGTCGTCATCGCCGCAGCCATTTTGCCACCCGTGCAACTTTCGGCAAACACGATCTTCTGCCCGCGTTCTTTCAGCACGGTCGCAACGCGGACGGCAAGTTCCTCAAGTCGTGAATTCAAATCCTGGCCGTCGAGCATGACCGATTCCTATTTGGCAACGTTAAAGAATTGGGCATGAGCTGACAGAAATGTCTCGATCAGGTCAGCAGGAGAAATCTCGCCGCTGGAACTGACACGAATTCGCTCTGCGTCGACGTAAATCGCTTCTTTGCGGCCGCGAAACTCGATCCGGCACCACGACGCGTCTTTCTCGTAGTCCACTTTGACATCCGGATCATCACAATCTTCAACTTCATCGATGACGTCTTCAACATCGATTGGTTTTTCAAGCACCAGTTCAAGGATGTTGAACTGTTTGCCAAACGTTTTTTCAAACTCGGGACAGGTCACCACGTCGGCATCCGCGATTCGGGAGATCGCACGACGCCAGAGAACATTCGCAGGTTCGTCTTCGATCGTCGAAACGGAAACTTCGTAAGTAAATCCTGGCGTCGCGACTTCGCCAAAATTGCCGATCGGTTCCGTCGCAGTAAGCTGCTTTCGTTTGAAACCGAAGCCTGACCGGAGGCTCGAGAACATGTTGTCGAGGTCTTCATTGAGATCCGCTTCCGCCAGATCGGCAAGGAACTTTTCCGAAACGGTGTCGCCCTTGGCGGGCACGCGGAAATGTTTGCGGTAGCCGCTGAGTGTTTTCAGGCTGATCTTGCGCTCGCTCAGCAGTCTGATTTCTGACTCGTTGATCATGATTTATTTATCGAGGGGGTTCGTTGCGGGGTATCCATTATGCGGAATCGTAACGCGACGCACAGTGGCGTGAGACCTTTCGGGATCCGCTAGGTTGCGAATGGCGGTCTGGCAAATCGAATTTTGAAAAAAGTGTTCAAAATGAATCTGATGCTCGACGGTTGCGACGGTGCCTGACCGCTGTTTTTTTCGGCAGCGGTGAGAAATGAGCGGCAAACTACAGGTGCCGACTTATCCTTTTTCGAGCTTTGTAGATTCCGCAGGGCGAGTTTCAAAAGGATACCCTCCATGACAATGTCCACCATTTTGGTCGTAGATGACTGTCAGACAATCCGTCTGGCCGTCAAGCGAATACTTACCGAGGCCGGTTATTCCGTGATCGTCGCGCGTGACGGAGAAGAAGCGCTGACGAAGTTGGCGGAAAACCCTGCTTTGATTGTATTGGACGTCAACATGCCAGGCCTGGACGGCTACGGATTCTGTGAGCGAATGTCGCGGGAAGATCCAGTCTACCAGGACATACCGATTGTGTTTCTCACAACTGAAAACTCAAGAGCACTCGAGATGCTGGGGCGTGAAATGGGTGCCTATCTTCAAAAGCCAGTCAATGACAACGACCTGTTGAGCGTCGTTGAAACCCAGTTGTCCTAGACTCTCGGACAATACCAGGCGGTACCACCATGAACAATTCAATCCTCGACGACAAAGGACGCTGCTGTGTTTTTCGCAGCGGTGAAAACTGGTTCGGCATCAACGCGCTGGCCGTGCGAAGCATCGTGCCACGACCGGACATCGCGACTCTTCCGCACGCGGACGCGAGTTTGAAAGGCGTTTGCCACCTGCAGAACGAATTCCTGCCCGTCGTCAGCCTACGAGCGCTTTCGAGCATCCAGTACGACACCTCCGCCGATGCCGAACAGCAACTTGCGATTTTGCTCAGCCCACAAGGCCCTTGGGGTTTGCTGATTGACGAAGCCGCGACCCTTGCCGAGCTGGAGATTTCGATCTCCACGTATTCCGATCAGAGTGATCCGTGGTCGAGAGTCATCCATGGATCAGCATCGTGGAACAATCGCGTTTTACAAATCCTCGATCCGGTCGCGACTCAACAGTATGCGTCGCGACTGCTGGAAATGTACTGGCAATCAAGCGACCAAAACCAGCCGCAACTTACCTGTAACTGGATGTAGCAGACATGCGTTTAACTGTCATACAAATTGTTAACACGATCGTTTCCGTCATCGCGGGAGTGCTTCTTGCGTCCGCGTTCAGTCAAACCTCGCTGGTCATGACCGCGGTTTTTGCAGCCAGCGGAGTGTTGGTGTTCTTTGGCTCGTCAGTCTTTTCGTGGATGACGGTCCAGACCAGCTTTGACTCGGTCGTCAGGCAGGCCAGAGATCCGCAGCGGGATCATTTTGAAAAAACGATGATCCATGAGTTCAACGCGCTGGGCAGAAAGATGGGCGACTTGCGTCGTGAGAACGCGACGCGTGAACGTCAGCATGAAATTGAGATCGCAGAAGCCGTTTCTGTTGCTCGCGCTGAAATTCGCAAGGAATACGAAGCCGCACCTTCGATCGAAGCACAATTCAGAGCCATCCAAGGGTTTCTGGCCGGCATGGACGGGCACTCGTCGGTTGGTCCCGACGGCCAGCCGCTAACCTGCCTGCAACAGCTCAAACGCGTTTTCCGCCGATTTCAGTCTGACGTTGGTTCGGAGCTTGGCGTGATTCTGGGCTG is part of the Mariniblastus fucicola genome and harbors:
- a CDS encoding lactonase family protein, whose protein sequence is MKVFSIAILLLISFSAASIAEELDVWFGTGGNNAGQPAGIWHASFNTQSGDLSESRLALELVGTGWIAWHPKLPIIYSTANVNGKPSVCSIKVADDNTLSILQTVQISNGSCFLTTDQTGSVLISAQYGGGTVISIPIDDDGLLEDSVQEIRHTGGSNVVPRRQKSPHPHYAEVSPDNQFVFVPDLGLDQLVVYKLDLENQKLVATEQPVACVKGGGPRHMKILNATKPDGPNFAFVLNELAMSMSCFELQDGGAMKLVETVPTLSEDQRSGEIFNSASEVRIHPGGKFIYSANRGHDSISVFRFEAESLELGRVQTASIHGAWPRNFNLTPDGKWLLAAGAHTNSVTVFSIDAETGKLTYQKKSAFVPGAICVSIR
- a CDS encoding CinA family protein, which translates into the protein MLDGQDLNSRLEELAVRVATVLKERGQKIVFAESCTGGKMAAAMTTVPGISASFCGSAVTYREATKTEWLSVAESDLAEHTAESEFTTRKMAQSVLEKTPEADFSVAITGHLGPGVEAAIDGRIFVVLSKRADGSFVFNAAEFRLGGGDRKQRQTEAACFALQHFMDAIATVQN
- a CDS encoding response regulator, producing the protein MTMSTILVVDDCQTIRLAVKRILTEAGYSVIVARDGEEALTKLAENPALIVLDVNMPGLDGYGFCERMSREDPVYQDIPIVFLTTENSRALEMLGREMGAYLQKPVNDNDLLSVVETQLS
- a CDS encoding chemotaxis protein CheW codes for the protein MNNSILDDKGRCCVFRSGENWFGINALAVRSIVPRPDIATLPHADASLKGVCHLQNEFLPVVSLRALSSIQYDTSADAEQQLAILLSPQGPWGLLIDEAATLAELEISISTYSDQSDPWSRVIHGSASWNNRVLQILDPVATQQYASRLLEMYWQSSDQNQPQLTCNWM